In the genome of Gemmatimonadota bacterium, the window TCTCGCGCTTTTAGGCGATAATGGGGCGGGTAAATCTACGCTGATTAAGGTGATTACGGGTGTTTATCCGCCGAGCGAAGGCGATATGTATTTTGGGGATGAAGTCATTCGATTCGATTCGCCACAGGATGCTCGAGATCTGGGGATTGAGACCGTTTATCAGGACCTCGCGCTTGTGCCGAGTATGAGCATTGCGCGCAATTTTTATCTGGGGCGAGAACTCGTCAAGCGGGTCGGTCCGTTTGCGCTTTTCGATCAGGCGGCGATGGATGCAGGTGCGGCCGCAGCGCTGGGTGAGATAGGTATTCACATTCGCAATGCGAGCGAATCCGTTGCCCGTCTTTCCGGTGGCGAGCGACAATCGATTGCCATAGCCCGCGCCCTTCACTTTGGATCCCGCGTGCTCATTCTCGATGAGCCGACTTCTGCTCTTTCTGTTGGCGAAACGCGCAAGGTGCTCGGCTATATTGCGGCTGCTAAAGAAAAAGGTATAGGTGTTATTTTTATTACGCATAATATTACCCACGTGTTTGAG includes:
- a CDS encoding ATP-binding cassette domain-containing protein, giving the protein MALLELKNIGRRFGHIVALKGVDFTLEDGEVLALLGDNGAGKSTLIKVITGVYPPSEGDMYFGDEVIRFDSPQDARDLGIETVYQDLALVPSMSIARNFYLGRELVKRVGPFALFDQAAMDAGAAAALGEIGIHIRNASESVARLSGGERQSIAIARALHFGSRVLILDEPTSALSVGETRKVLGYIAAAKEKGIGVIFITHNITHVFEVADRATILSHGEKVGDFSICDVTQDDVAAMVMGQGIPEHLLISCPNHSKRQ